The Miscanthus floridulus cultivar M001 chromosome 17, ASM1932011v1, whole genome shotgun sequence genome has a window encoding:
- the LOC136516360 gene encoding salt stress-induced protein-like gives MEGLVKIGPWGGRGGHERDIVVTGVAPHRLESVVIRCEGAVDAISFTYAGIDGTSRSTGWWGGSGGRKHKVRFGDTEVVEEISGTYGPFDGHDGIVRSLTFVTNVGKHGPFGEPRQGTPFSVPVHNGARVVGFFGRSGSLLDALGVYVHP, from the coding sequence ATGGAGGGGCTCGTCAAGATTGGGCCGTGGGGCGGCCGCGGGGGCCACGAGCGGGACATCGTGGTCACCGGCGTCGCTCCGCATCGCCTCGAGAGCGTGGTGATCCGCTGCGAGGGCGCCGTCGATGCCATCTCCTTCACCTACGCCGGGATCGACGGGACGTCGCGCAGCACAGGGTGGTGGGGCGGCTCCGGCGGCCGAAAGCACAAGGTCAGGTTCGGCGACACGGAGGTCGTCGAGGAGATCTCCGGGACGTACGGCCCTTTCGACGGCCACGACGGCATCGTGAGGTCGCTCACCTTCGTCACCAACGTCGGCAAGCATGGGCCGTTTGGCGAGCCGCGGCAGGGCACGCCCTTCAGCGTCCCGGTGCACAACGGCGCCCGCGTCGTGGGCTTCTTTGGGAGGTCAGGATCCCTGCTGGATGCCTTGGGTGTCTACGTGCACCCGTAG